Proteins encoded within one genomic window of Streptomyces sp. NBC_01314:
- a CDS encoding STM4013/SEN3800 family hydrolase: MNEVVGRDDLLLLTLDTLRYDVAVALAAEGRLPNLAAHLPGGTWEKRHAPGSFTYASHQAMFAGFLPTPAAPGPHPRLFASRFAGSETTERRTFVFDNPDLVSALAEHGYRTVCVGGVGFFNKQGALGSVLPGLFQESHWEPEFSVASPTSFESQVARAERIVTELPAEERLFLFLNASALHQPNWFHLPGATREAGDSLVTHAAALVYIDRHIGRLFAAMSSRRRCFAVVCSDHGTTYGEDGYTGHRLGHEAVWTVPYSHFFLEPSA, translated from the coding sequence ATGAACGAGGTGGTGGGCCGCGACGACCTGCTGCTGCTCACCCTCGACACCCTGCGGTACGACGTGGCCGTGGCGCTCGCGGCGGAGGGCCGGCTGCCGAACCTGGCCGCCCACCTGCCGGGCGGCACCTGGGAGAAGCGGCACGCGCCCGGCAGCTTCACCTACGCCTCGCACCAGGCGATGTTCGCCGGTTTCCTGCCGACCCCGGCGGCGCCCGGACCGCATCCGCGGCTCTTCGCGAGCCGGTTCGCCGGCAGCGAGACCACCGAGCGGCGCACCTTCGTCTTCGACAACCCCGACCTGGTGTCGGCGCTCGCCGAGCACGGCTATCGCACCGTGTGCGTCGGCGGTGTCGGCTTCTTCAACAAGCAGGGGGCACTCGGCAGCGTCCTGCCGGGCCTGTTCCAGGAGAGCCACTGGGAGCCCGAGTTCTCCGTGGCGTCGCCGACGTCCTTCGAGTCCCAGGTGGCCCGCGCCGAGCGGATCGTGACCGAACTGCCCGCCGAGGAGCGGCTGTTCCTGTTCCTCAACGCCTCGGCTCTGCACCAGCCCAACTGGTTCCATCTGCCGGGCGCCACCCGCGAGGCGGGCGACAGCCTGGTCACGCACGCGGCGGCCCTCGTCTACATCGACCGGCACATCGGGCGGCTCTTCGCCGCGATGAGTTCGCGGCGCCGCTGCTTCGCCGTCGTCTGCTCCGACCACGGGACGACATACGGCGAGGACGGCTACACCGGGCACCGTCTCGGCCACGAGGCCGTGTGGACCGTCCCCTACAGCCACTTCTTCCTGGAGCCGTCCGCATGA
- a CDS encoding STM4012 family radical SAM protein produces MTLTTTTAVTAAPAPARPYQHYVYAYPHKTAYRKLPGTPRLADLWAGESRQALSLYAHIPFCEVRCGFCNLFTRIGAPDGLTGRYLDALERQAIAVREALGDAEPARFANAAFGGGTPTYLEAAELERLCDIAERHLGADLRAIPLSVEASPATATADRLAVLAERGATRLSLGVQTFVAEEARAAVRPQRRSDVEAALSRVRDTGIPVLNIDLIYGIDGQTAASWRLSLDAALAWLPEEIYLYPLYVRPLTGLGRNADPAVADRDWDEARLRRYREGRDHLLAHGYEQVSMRMFRRTDAPPQGPDDYACQTDGMIGLGCGARSYTSKLHYSFDYAVGMGQIRTIIDDYTATEDFSRAVHGRAVDEDEARRRHLLQSLLQARGLPVTEYRQRFGSDPYTDFPVELDLLVARGWLAEADGGLLKLSAEGLAHSDAIGPGFFSPAVRAAMAGYELK; encoded by the coding sequence ATGACCCTCACCACGACCACCGCTGTCACCGCCGCCCCCGCACCGGCGCGGCCGTACCAGCACTACGTGTACGCCTACCCGCACAAGACGGCCTACCGGAAGCTGCCCGGCACCCCACGGCTCGCGGACCTGTGGGCCGGGGAGTCCCGGCAGGCGCTGTCGCTGTACGCGCACATACCGTTCTGCGAGGTGCGCTGCGGTTTCTGCAACCTCTTCACCCGGATCGGCGCGCCGGACGGGCTGACCGGCCGCTACCTCGACGCCCTCGAACGGCAGGCGATCGCGGTGCGGGAGGCGCTCGGGGACGCGGAGCCCGCGCGGTTCGCGAACGCCGCGTTCGGCGGCGGCACCCCCACCTATCTGGAGGCCGCCGAGCTGGAGCGGCTGTGCGACATCGCCGAGCGGCACCTGGGTGCGGACCTGCGGGCGATCCCACTGTCGGTGGAGGCCTCCCCCGCCACGGCGACGGCCGACCGGCTGGCCGTCCTCGCCGAGCGGGGCGCCACGCGGCTGAGCCTCGGCGTGCAGACCTTCGTGGCGGAGGAGGCGCGGGCGGCCGTACGCCCGCAGCGGCGCTCCGATGTGGAGGCGGCGCTGTCGCGTGTCCGCGACACGGGCATCCCGGTCCTCAACATCGACCTGATCTACGGCATCGACGGGCAGACGGCGGCCAGTTGGCGGCTGTCGCTGGACGCGGCCCTCGCCTGGCTGCCGGAGGAGATCTATCTGTATCCGCTGTACGTCCGCCCGTTGACGGGCCTCGGCCGCAACGCGGACCCGGCAGTAGCGGACCGTGACTGGGACGAGGCCCGGCTGCGGCGCTACCGCGAAGGCCGCGACCATCTGCTCGCGCACGGCTACGAGCAGGTCTCCATGCGGATGTTCCGCCGTACGGACGCGCCGCCGCAGGGCCCGGACGACTACGCCTGCCAGACCGACGGCATGATCGGCCTGGGCTGCGGCGCCCGTTCGTACACATCGAAGCTGCACTACTCCTTCGACTACGCGGTCGGCATGGGCCAGATCCGCACGATCATCGACGACTACACGGCCACCGAGGACTTCAGCAGGGCCGTGCACGGCCGTGCGGTCGACGAGGACGAGGCACGGCGCCGCCATCTGCTGCAGTCGCTGCTCCAGGCGCGGGGGCTGCCGGTGACGGAGTACCGGCAGCGGTTCGGGTCGGACCCGTACACGGACTTCCCGGTGGAACTGGACCTGCTGGTGGCGCGCGGCTGGCTGGCGGAGGCGGACGGCGGGCTGCTGAAACTCTCCGCCGAGGGGCTGGCCCACTCGGACGCCATCGGGCCCGGCTTCTTCTCCCCCGCCGTACGGGCGGCGATGGCCGGGTACGAGCTGAAGTGA
- a CDS encoding STM4011 family radical SAM protein — MDLTILYRGPLASCDYDCPYCPFAKRRDSTARLRADRAALERFTAWAREQTGDRLSVLFTPWGEGLVRSWYRKALIDLSHEPHIDRVAIQTNLSCRTEWLERADPDTVALWCTYHPGETPYERFLDKTRRLAGAGIRFSVGIVGLPEHLEHARRLRGELPEQVYLWVNAAEGHTYTDEEAAVWSGLDPLFPFSRHPHRSAGRACRTGSTVVSVDGEGTVRRCHFVKAELGNLYDGSFRTALAPRPCPLSVCDCHIGYVHLETLPLYDVFAGGVLERVPTMEARQGTGTGKRVSP, encoded by the coding sequence ATGGACCTGACGATCCTCTACCGCGGCCCTCTCGCCTCCTGCGACTACGACTGCCCCTACTGCCCGTTCGCCAAGCGCCGCGACTCGACGGCCCGACTGCGGGCCGACCGCGCGGCCCTGGAGCGGTTCACCGCCTGGGCACGGGAGCAGACCGGCGACCGGCTCTCGGTGCTCTTCACGCCGTGGGGCGAGGGGCTGGTGCGCTCCTGGTACCGGAAGGCCCTGATCGACCTCTCCCACGAGCCGCACATCGACCGGGTGGCGATCCAGACGAACCTCAGCTGCCGCACGGAGTGGCTGGAGCGGGCCGACCCGGACACCGTGGCCCTGTGGTGCACGTACCACCCGGGGGAGACCCCGTACGAGCGGTTCCTGGACAAGACCCGCAGGCTGGCCGGGGCGGGGATCCGCTTCAGCGTGGGGATCGTCGGACTGCCCGAGCATCTGGAGCACGCCCGCCGGCTGCGCGGGGAGCTGCCGGAGCAGGTGTATCTATGGGTGAACGCCGCCGAGGGGCACACCTACACCGACGAAGAGGCCGCGGTGTGGAGCGGGTTGGACCCCCTCTTCCCGTTCAGCCGCCATCCGCACCGCTCGGCGGGCCGCGCCTGCCGTACCGGCTCGACGGTCGTGTCGGTGGACGGCGAAGGAACGGTGCGGCGCTGCCACTTCGTCAAGGCCGAACTCGGCAACCTCTACGACGGTTCCTTCCGCACGGCACTCGCGCCCCGCCCGTGCCCGCTGTCCGTCTGCGACTGCCACATCGGGTACGTCCACCTCGAAACGCTGCCGCTGTACGACGTCTTCGCGGGCGGCGTCCTGGAACGCGTACCGACAATGGAGGCACGACAGGGAACAGGAACAGGAAAGCGAGTGAGTCCATGA
- a CDS encoding thioesterase II family protein, which translates to MTSAVNSSVWIRRYRPAPEAAVRLVCLPHAGGSASYYLPMAQALAPGADVLAAQYPGRQDRYAEPPSESVRELAERIVEAVGGDDRPLALFGHSMGAVVAHEMALKLEAAGRAPVRLFVSGRRAPSAPRDGRRLHRASDAELIEAVRRLDGTDGQVLEDEELLQLVLPALRGDYKALETYEPRPGDRLTCPVTVLTGDADPVTPVADARAWADHTGGPTELCVFPGGHFYLNDRPGEVVDVVRRHLGL; encoded by the coding sequence ATGACCTCAGCGGTCAACAGCAGTGTGTGGATACGTCGTTACCGGCCCGCGCCCGAAGCGGCTGTCAGACTGGTGTGTCTGCCGCACGCGGGCGGCTCGGCGAGCTACTACCTCCCCATGGCGCAGGCCCTCGCGCCCGGGGCCGATGTGCTGGCCGCGCAGTATCCGGGGCGCCAGGACCGTTACGCCGAGCCGCCGTCGGAGAGCGTCCGGGAGCTGGCCGAGCGGATCGTCGAGGCCGTCGGCGGGGACGACCGTCCGCTCGCCCTCTTCGGGCACAGCATGGGCGCGGTGGTCGCCCACGAGATGGCGCTGAAGCTGGAGGCGGCGGGCCGGGCCCCGGTCCGGCTGTTCGTGTCGGGGCGGCGCGCCCCCTCCGCGCCCCGGGACGGCAGGCGACTGCACAGGGCGAGCGACGCCGAACTGATCGAGGCCGTACGCCGGCTCGACGGCACCGACGGCCAGGTCCTCGAGGACGAGGAGCTGCTGCAGCTCGTACTGCCGGCGCTGCGCGGTGACTACAAGGCCCTGGAGACGTACGAGCCGCGCCCCGGCGACCGGCTGACCTGCCCGGTCACCGTCCTCACCGGCGACGCCGACCCGGTGACCCCGGTGGCGGACGCGCGTGCCTGGGCGGACCACACCGGCGGGCCGACCGAGCTGTGTGTGTTCCCCGGCGGCCACTTCTACCTCAACGACCGGCCGGGGGAGGTCGTCGACGTCGTGCGTCGGCACCTCGGGCTGTAG
- a CDS encoding response regulator, producing MNGSSPPGTIDVLVVDDDFMVARVHRTFVERVEPFRVVGVASTGEQAVAAVEELRPDLVLLDLYLPDGFGLDVIPRLRTAGHDCDVMVISAAREADSVRRAVRHGVVDYLLKPFEFEELRSRLQRYAAQRGRLLTTVVRGQADVDRVLAGATAPASAAGVLPKGMSVETAELIEGTLRGTDGTLSATECATLTGISRVSARRYLEYFHGTGSADVSLRYGVAGRPERRYSWRV from the coding sequence ATGAACGGCAGCAGCCCGCCCGGCACGATCGACGTGCTCGTGGTCGACGACGACTTCATGGTGGCCAGGGTCCACCGCACCTTCGTCGAACGCGTCGAGCCGTTCCGCGTCGTCGGCGTCGCCAGCACCGGCGAACAGGCGGTCGCGGCCGTCGAGGAACTGCGCCCCGACCTGGTCCTGCTCGACCTCTACCTTCCCGACGGATTCGGCCTCGACGTCATACCTCGGCTGCGCACCGCGGGACACGACTGCGACGTCATGGTCATCAGCGCCGCCCGGGAGGCCGACAGTGTGCGCCGCGCGGTCCGCCACGGAGTCGTCGACTACCTCCTCAAACCCTTCGAGTTCGAGGAGCTGCGTTCCCGGCTCCAGCGGTACGCCGCCCAGCGCGGCCGCCTGCTCACCACCGTCGTACGCGGCCAGGCCGACGTCGACCGCGTCCTCGCCGGCGCCACCGCACCCGCCTCGGCGGCCGGCGTTCTGCCCAAGGGCATGAGCGTCGAGACCGCCGAGCTGATCGAAGGCACCCTGCGCGGCACCGACGGCACGCTCTCGGCCACCGAGTGTGCCACCCTCACCGGCATCTCCCGCGTCAGCGCCCGCCGCTACCTGGAGTACTTCCACGGCACCGGAAGCGCGGACGTCTCCCTGCGCTACGGAGTGGCCGGGCGACCGGAGCGGCGGTACAGCTGGCGGGTGTGA
- a CDS encoding ATP-binding protein — translation MLVLQLAIVVVVLVAVAAVSLTQSAATFNRVEGRRVTALAEQLAANPLVRDRLAQPVAHEALAPLVNSTQTQSGVTSVTVADADGRIVSSTDPTVIGDTMPTGRGAVAGRGWSGSLSFDGSRELVAQVPVLGATTNDNLGRLLGTVMIGEASPTVWQRLSGASSYLLAYLGIASGLGLAGSWLLARRVKRQTLGLEPQEIAGLAEHREAMLYGIAEGVIALDPQHRLTLVNEMGRRLLDLPEDCVGKSLTDLGVEGRLRDVLVGAQEEASPHQRDEVVIRRGRVLVMNRMTVTKDGRHLGSVTTLRDRTELARLEREIVSFRSSSELLRAQAHEFANQLHTISGLIQIGEQDEVVHYIRALSRHRHSLDVTLSRRVRDTAVAALLMAKTALAAERRVTLRISDGTALDRLAPEDAADVATVVGNLVDNAVDAAATTTAPDDPERWGGTDRREAWVEVELRQDASSVEIVVRDSGPGVAPELAREVFSHGFTTKAAREGERGIGLALTRLVCERHGGEISVTNTPDGAMFTARMTVSHLADAVAEGATP, via the coding sequence ATGCTGGTCCTCCAGCTCGCCATCGTCGTGGTGGTGCTGGTGGCGGTCGCGGCGGTCTCGCTCACGCAGTCGGCGGCGACCTTCAACCGGGTCGAGGGCCGCCGGGTCACGGCGCTCGCCGAGCAGCTCGCCGCGAACCCCCTGGTCCGCGACCGGCTCGCCCAGCCCGTCGCGCACGAGGCGCTGGCTCCCCTGGTGAACTCCACCCAGACCCAGTCGGGGGTCACCTCCGTCACCGTCGCCGACGCCGACGGCCGGATCGTCAGCTCCACCGACCCCACCGTGATCGGCGACACGATGCCCACCGGCCGGGGCGCCGTCGCGGGCCGCGGCTGGTCCGGCTCACTGAGCTTCGACGGCAGCCGCGAACTCGTCGCCCAGGTGCCCGTGCTCGGCGCGACGACGAACGACAACCTCGGCCGGCTCCTGGGCACGGTGATGATCGGAGAGGCCTCCCCGACCGTGTGGCAGCGCCTGAGCGGCGCCTCCTCGTACCTCCTCGCCTACCTCGGCATCGCCAGCGGCCTCGGCCTCGCCGGCTCCTGGCTGCTCGCCCGGCGCGTCAAACGGCAGACTCTCGGCCTGGAGCCCCAGGAGATCGCCGGCCTCGCCGAACACCGCGAGGCCATGCTCTACGGCATCGCCGAGGGCGTGATCGCCCTGGACCCCCAGCACCGGCTCACCCTCGTCAACGAGATGGGACGCCGCCTGCTCGACCTGCCCGAGGACTGCGTCGGCAAGAGCCTGACCGACCTCGGCGTGGAGGGACGGCTCCGGGACGTCCTGGTCGGAGCGCAGGAAGAGGCGTCGCCCCACCAGCGCGACGAGGTCGTCATACGCCGGGGCCGCGTCCTGGTGATGAACCGGATGACCGTCACCAAGGACGGCCGCCACCTCGGCTCCGTCACCACCCTGCGGGACCGCACCGAACTGGCCCGTCTCGAACGTGAGATCGTCTCCTTCCGCAGCTCCTCCGAACTGCTGCGCGCCCAGGCCCACGAGTTCGCCAACCAGCTGCACACCATCTCCGGGCTCATCCAGATCGGCGAGCAGGACGAGGTCGTCCACTACATCCGCGCCCTGAGCCGGCACCGCCACTCCCTCGACGTCACCCTCAGCCGCCGTGTCCGTGACACGGCCGTCGCCGCCCTGCTCATGGCGAAGACGGCCCTCGCCGCCGAACGCCGGGTCACCCTGCGGATCTCGGACGGCACCGCACTCGACCGGCTCGCCCCCGAGGACGCCGCCGACGTCGCGACGGTGGTCGGCAACCTCGTCGACAACGCCGTGGACGCGGCCGCCACCACGACCGCGCCCGACGACCCCGAGCGCTGGGGCGGCACCGACCGCCGCGAGGCCTGGGTCGAGGTGGAACTGCGGCAGGACGCCTCCAGCGTGGAGATCGTCGTCCGCGACTCCGGCCCCGGCGTGGCCCCCGAACTCGCCCGCGAGGTCTTCTCCCACGGCTTCACCACCAAGGCCGCGCGGGAAGGCGAACGCGGCATCGGCCTGGCCCTCACCCGCCTGGTCTGCGAACGCCACGGCGGTGAGATCTCGGTGACCAACACCCCCGACGGTGCCATGTTCACCGCCCGCATGACCGTCAGCCACCTCGCCGACGCGGTGGCGGAAGGAGCGACACCATGA
- a CDS encoding Bug family tripartite tricarboxylate transporter substrate binding protein: protein MRLRTPLALLGAAVLVLVGPPLLTTGGGSETGTQIPGLRFMVPNTPGGGYDITARTAAKNAEDAGLTHNIEVFNLPGAGGTVGLSRLVSEHGNGKLAMSMGLGVVGAVRSNNAPKTLADTTPIARLTEEQDVVVVAKDSPYKTIDELVGAWKEDPGKLPVGGGSAPGGPDHLAPMLMAQAAGIAPKDVNYIPFDGGGELLASILGDKVAFGVSGVGEYLDQIRAGELRLLAVTGPKRVAGLDAPTLREAGYDVNFTNWRGIVAPPGLTEAQRDKLTRLIEELHRSPEWQQSMKQNGWDDAFLTGDEFGAFLDAQDKRVVSVLKELGLR from the coding sequence GTGCGGCTGCGCACCCCTCTCGCCCTGCTCGGGGCGGCCGTGCTCGTGCTCGTGGGGCCGCCGCTGCTGACGACCGGCGGCGGCAGCGAGACCGGCACCCAGATCCCGGGCCTGCGCTTCATGGTGCCGAACACGCCCGGCGGCGGCTACGACATCACGGCCCGGACGGCCGCGAAGAACGCCGAGGACGCCGGGCTCACCCACAACATCGAGGTGTTCAACCTGCCCGGCGCCGGCGGCACGGTCGGCCTGAGCCGGCTGGTGAGCGAGCACGGCAACGGCAAGCTCGCGATGTCGATGGGTCTCGGCGTCGTGGGCGCCGTCCGCTCCAACAACGCGCCCAAGACCCTCGCCGACACCACGCCGATCGCCCGCCTCACCGAGGAGCAGGACGTCGTGGTGGTCGCCAAGGACTCGCCGTACAAGACGATCGACGAGCTGGTCGGGGCGTGGAAGGAGGACCCCGGGAAGCTGCCGGTGGGCGGCGGGTCGGCGCCGGGCGGCCCCGACCATCTGGCGCCGATGCTGATGGCGCAGGCCGCCGGGATCGCGCCGAAGGACGTCAACTACATCCCCTTCGACGGCGGCGGTGAGCTGCTCGCCTCGATCCTCGGCGACAAGGTCGCCTTCGGGGTGTCCGGGGTGGGCGAGTACCTGGACCAGATCAGGGCGGGCGAGCTGCGGCTGCTCGCGGTGACGGGCCCGAAGCGGGTGGCCGGGCTGGATGCGCCGACCCTCCGGGAGGCGGGCTACGACGTGAACTTCACCAACTGGCGGGGCATCGTCGCCCCGCCCGGCCTCACCGAGGCCCAGCGCGACAAGCTCACCCGGCTGATCGAGGAGCTGCACCGCTCGCCGGAGTGGCAGCAGTCGATGAAGCAGAACGGCTGGGACGACGCCTTCCTGACCGGCGACGAGTTCGGCGCGTTCCTGGACGCCCAGGACAAGCGCGTGGTGTCGGTGCTGAAGGAGCTGGGACTGCGATGA
- a CDS encoding tripartite tricarboxylate transporter TctB family protein: MTDMETTGTPPAPAAERRSWLRDHSELGVCVLLLALGILVLTDALTMDVDIAQRGPVGPKTVPIVVGAGLLLIAALLAVDVLRGGTGVPREARLAGVVVGRRAGQAETGEDIDLSEPADWRTVLLLAGVFLGAAVLIEPLGFPMAGALLFWGAAYALGSRRLDRDPLIAAVISLVTYAVFDNLLGVPLPGGPLMGVL, from the coding sequence ATGACGGACATGGAGACCACGGGCACTCCCCCGGCGCCCGCGGCCGAGCGCCGCTCCTGGCTTCGCGACCACTCCGAGCTGGGCGTGTGCGTCCTGCTGCTGGCCCTCGGCATCCTGGTCCTGACCGACGCGCTCACCATGGACGTCGACATCGCGCAGCGCGGTCCCGTCGGCCCGAAGACCGTGCCGATCGTGGTCGGCGCCGGGCTGCTGCTGATCGCCGCCCTGCTCGCCGTGGACGTGCTGCGCGGCGGGACAGGGGTGCCGCGCGAAGCGCGTCTTGCCGGGGTGGTGGTCGGGCGACGGGCGGGACAGGCCGAGACCGGCGAGGACATCGACCTGTCCGAGCCCGCCGACTGGCGCACGGTGCTGCTGCTCGCCGGGGTGTTCCTCGGCGCGGCCGTCCTCATCGAACCGCTCGGCTTCCCCATGGCCGGCGCCCTGCTGTTCTGGGGCGCGGCCTACGCCCTCGGCAGCCGGCGCCTCGACCGCGATCCGTTGATCGCGGCCGTCATCTCCCTGGTCACGTACGCCGTGTTCGACAACCTGCTCGGGGTGCCGCTGCCGGGCGGCCCGCTGATGGGAGTGCTGTGA
- a CDS encoding tripartite tricarboxylate transporter permease codes for MDALSSLLDGFGTALTPINILWAAIGVLLGTAIGVLPGIGPAMAVALLLPVTYGLNPVGAFIMFAGIYYGAMFGGSTTSILLNTPGESAAVVAAMEGNPMARSGRGAQALAAAAIGHFAGGMVGTILLVALAPAVAELAVDIGAPDYFAIMVLAFIAVTSVLGSSRIRGLASLLIGLTIGLVGLDQMTGQQRLTFGSLQLADGIDVVIVAVGLFAIGEALWVAAHLRRSPPEPIPVGRPWLARSDVRRSWKSWVRGPFVGFPFGAIPAGGAEIPTFLSYVTEKRLSKHQDEWGKGAIEGVAGPESAASASAAGTLVAMLTLGLPTTAVAAVMLAAFQQYGIQPGPLLFEREPDLVWGLIASLFVGMVLLLALNLPLAPLWAKLLRIPRPYLYAGILFFAAVGAYAVGGEVIDLVILLVIGLIGFGMRRYGLPVLPAVIAVILGPNAEQQLRRALQISDGSVSGLVNTPFSVTVYAIIAVLLAWPLLKRLVTRARDRTPAGTR; via the coding sequence ATGGACGCCCTCAGTTCACTCCTCGACGGTTTCGGCACGGCACTGACGCCGATCAACATCCTGTGGGCCGCGATAGGTGTCCTGCTGGGCACCGCCATCGGCGTGCTGCCCGGCATCGGCCCCGCCATGGCGGTCGCGCTGCTGCTGCCGGTGACCTACGGGCTGAACCCGGTCGGCGCGTTCATCATGTTCGCGGGCATCTACTACGGCGCGATGTTCGGCGGTTCCACCACCTCGATCCTCCTCAACACCCCGGGGGAGAGCGCGGCCGTGGTGGCGGCCATGGAGGGCAACCCGATGGCCAGGTCGGGGCGTGGCGCGCAGGCGCTGGCGGCCGCCGCCATCGGGCACTTCGCGGGCGGCATGGTCGGCACGATCCTGCTGGTGGCGCTCGCGCCGGCGGTCGCCGAACTGGCGGTGGACATCGGCGCGCCCGACTACTTCGCGATCATGGTGCTGGCGTTCATCGCCGTGACGTCCGTGCTGGGCTCGTCCCGGATCCGGGGGCTCGCCTCCCTGCTGATCGGTCTGACGATCGGCCTGGTGGGCCTGGACCAGATGACCGGCCAGCAGCGCCTGACCTTCGGTTCCCTCCAGCTCGCCGACGGCATCGACGTGGTGATCGTCGCGGTCGGTCTCTTCGCCATCGGCGAGGCGCTGTGGGTCGCCGCCCATCTGCGGCGCAGTCCGCCCGAACCGATCCCGGTGGGCCGGCCGTGGCTCGCCCGCTCGGATGTGCGGCGGAGCTGGAAGTCATGGGTGCGCGGCCCGTTCGTCGGCTTCCCGTTCGGCGCGATCCCGGCGGGCGGCGCCGAGATCCCCACCTTCCTGTCGTACGTCACCGAGAAGCGGCTGTCGAAGCACCAGGACGAGTGGGGCAAGGGCGCCATCGAGGGGGTGGCGGGCCCGGAGTCGGCGGCCTCGGCCTCGGCGGCGGGCACCCTCGTCGCCATGCTGACCCTCGGCCTGCCCACGACGGCGGTCGCGGCGGTCATGCTGGCCGCGTTCCAGCAGTACGGCATCCAGCCGGGCCCTCTGCTCTTCGAACGTGAGCCCGATCTGGTGTGGGGTCTGATCGCCTCCCTCTTCGTCGGCATGGTGCTGCTGCTCGCGCTCAACCTGCCGCTGGCCCCGCTGTGGGCGAAGCTGCTGCGGATCCCGCGCCCGTATCTCTACGCGGGCATCCTCTTCTTCGCGGCGGTCGGCGCGTACGCGGTCGGCGGCGAGGTGATCGACCTGGTGATCCTGCTGGTCATCGGCCTGATCGGGTTCGGTATGCGCCGCTACGGCCTGCCGGTGCTGCCCGCCGTCATCGCCGTCATCCTCGGGCCCAACGCCGAGCAGCAGCTGCGGCGTGCCCTGCAGATCAGCGACGGCAGCGTCAGCGGCCTGGTGAACACGCCGTTCTCGGTGACGGTGTACGCGATCATCGCCGTGCTGCTGGCGTGGCCGCTGCTCAAGCGGCTGGTCACCCGCGCCCGCGACCGCACTCCCGCCGGGACCCGGTGA